In Longimicrobium sp., the following are encoded in one genomic region:
- a CDS encoding IS630 family transposase, giving the protein LEEAPRPGVARKLSGKEEALLVATACASPPEGRARWTLELLADAVVRLTDHAALSRETVRRRLGENQLKPWRRDRWCIPQVDGSFVARMDDVLDRYTEAPDPRRPVVCFDESPLQLIGEVRQPIPAAPGQPARYDYEYKRNGTVNLFVCLDVHHPWRQVTVTDQRTAQDYACCLRDLVDIHYPEADRIRVVQDNLSTHTAGALYETFPPEEAHRLLRRLEFHYTPKHASWLNMVEIEIGVLRGQCLDRRIGERSQLVSEIDAWVRARNASGARINWMFDTHRARKKLARAYPVISNRS; this is encoded by the coding sequence CCTGGAGGAGGCGCCACGACCGGGCGTCGCGCGCAAGCTGTCGGGCAAGGAGGAAGCCTTGCTGGTGGCGACCGCCTGCGCCAGCCCGCCCGAGGGTCGGGCTCGCTGGACCCTGGAGCTGCTGGCCGATGCGGTGGTCCGGCTGACCGATCATGCCGCGCTGTCGCGGGAGACGGTGCGCCGGCGCCTGGGCGAGAACCAGCTCAAGCCGTGGCGCCGTGACAGGTGGTGCATCCCGCAGGTCGATGGCAGCTTCGTGGCCCGCATGGACGATGTGCTCGACCGCTATACCGAGGCGCCGGATCCGCGGCGGCCGGTGGTCTGCTTCGACGAGAGCCCACTGCAGCTGATCGGTGAGGTCCGCCAGCCGATCCCGGCCGCCCCGGGCCAGCCGGCGCGCTATGATTACGAATACAAGCGGAACGGCACCGTCAATCTGTTCGTCTGCCTCGACGTGCACCACCCCTGGCGCCAAGTGACGGTCACCGACCAGCGCACGGCGCAGGACTACGCCTGCTGCCTGCGCGACCTCGTGGACATCCACTACCCTGAAGCCGACCGGATCCGGGTAGTGCAGGACAATCTCTCGACCCACACCGCTGGCGCGCTGTACGAAACCTTTCCGCCGGAGGAGGCTCACCGCCTCCTGAGACGGCTGGAGTTCCACTACACACCGAAGCACGCCAGCTGGCTCAACATGGTTGAGATCGAAATCGGCGTGCTTCGCGGCCAATGCCTGGACCGGCGGATCGGCGAACGCAGCCAACTCGTCTCCGAGATCGACGCCTGGGTGCGTGCCCGCAATGCGTCTGGGGCCCGCATCAACTGGAT